A DNA window from Candidatus Hydrogenedentota bacterium contains the following coding sequences:
- a CDS encoding PKD domain-containing protein, whose amino-acid sequence MCSYKSALSALGRAAVVVWIAGFLLVYGADAATVDFYGAPDTGAAPLEVHFHYFGDDAVINTITAWQWDFGDDTTSTDDYTTHEYASPGTYTVSLTVTFADGKTQTQTKKECIKVTSEPASQSAIEEPAEPAAQPVEESPAETPAETPPETPAMEEDKDKNTSDDAVFIHHSCGENWLNSGLHEALLAKDYIDERNDITYGVDVDPDPGRPDSLGPVTGELTDMHHWILWFNDYLESVRTHGCRDGVNRIVIFKSCFPNSHVEAGDPGPGDPFSDWKTLANYKAVYRHPGGAGKTYEHEGHEYRALGDLFAQHPDTLFVAVTAPPECWQETDAQIAANARAFNNWLKKEWLPGYLSATGLHNVAVFDWFELLAAPADAASHPNQLREEFGGAAGDSHPNDAANTKSTRVFASGPDNFLDRAWADFQAGR is encoded by the coding sequence ATGTGTTCATACAAGTCGGCTCTTTCAGCGCTCGGTCGCGCGGCGGTTGTTGTCTGGATAGCGGGGTTTTTGCTGGTCTACGGCGCGGACGCGGCAACGGTGGATTTCTACGGCGCGCCGGATACCGGCGCGGCCCCGCTCGAGGTGCATTTCCACTATTTCGGCGACGATGCGGTCATAAATACCATCACCGCATGGCAATGGGATTTTGGGGATGACACAACCAGTACCGATGACTACACCACCCACGAGTATGCGAGTCCCGGCACGTATACGGTGTCGCTGACAGTTACGTTTGCGGATGGAAAGACGCAGACCCAGACCAAGAAGGAGTGCATCAAGGTCACGTCGGAGCCTGCCTCTCAAAGCGCCATTGAAGAACCGGCGGAACCCGCAGCGCAACCCGTCGAGGAATCACCCGCCGAAACGCCCGCAGAAACGCCCCCCGAAACGCCCGCCATGGAGGAAGACAAGGACAAGAATACGAGTGATGACGCCGTGTTCATCCATCACTCCTGTGGCGAAAACTGGCTGAACAGCGGGCTCCACGAAGCCCTGCTGGCCAAGGACTACATTGATGAACGCAACGATATCACCTACGGCGTCGACGTGGACCCCGATCCCGGGAGACCGGACTCGTTGGGGCCCGTTACCGGCGAGCTGACCGATATGCATCACTGGATTCTGTGGTTCAATGACTATCTGGAATCCGTGCGGACGCACGGCTGCAGGGATGGCGTCAACCGCATCGTCATCTTTAAGAGTTGTTTCCCGAACAGTCACGTGGAAGCAGGCGATCCCGGGCCGGGCGATCCGTTCAGCGACTGGAAGACGCTGGCCAATTACAAGGCGGTGTACCGGCACCCCGGCGGAGCGGGGAAGACCTACGAACACGAGGGTCACGAATACCGGGCGCTGGGAGACCTCTTCGCGCAGCACCCCGACACGCTGTTTGTCGCGGTGACCGCGCCCCCCGAGTGTTGGCAGGAGACCGACGCCCAGATTGCGGCAAACGCCCGCGCGTTCAACAACTGGCTCAAAAAGGAATGGCTGCCCGGCTACCTGAGCGCCACGGGGCTCCACAACGTCGCGGTGTTCGATTGGTTCGAGCTGCTGGCGGCCCCGGCGGACGCGGCTTCGCACCCCAACCAATTGCGCGAGGAATTCGGCGGAGCCGCAGGCGACTCGCACCCCAACGACGCCGCCAATACCAAGTCGACCCGCGTGTTCGCGTCCGGGCCGGACAATTTCCTCGACCGGGCATGGGCGGATTTCCAGGCCGGACGATAG
- a CDS encoding NAD-binding protein, with product MTIATNGRPHGEEPVSSFHRWWQWLAMGAMGAAAIVLGYWGFGKHFADRGETRSFLDLTYLVLQLFTIESGAVPAPPWQLEAARFLAPIVPAWALVKALAAIFGEQLLALRLRFLRGHVVICGLGRKGLQLAKDFRAQGLRVVALELDPSNSRIGACKVAGVFVLIGDAADRGTLRKARPCRAKYVIGVAGDDLTNIAIASLTCELARNKASPFVSPVQCIIHVVSLKLCALLTTQDFFREKDTPVDVTVFNIYENTARLMSLEYPLDRGLIRAGDPREVHLVVVGFGLMGQSLTLQTAKEAHFANGKKPRVTVIDRRADPKRRIFYGRYPQFDKACRLSFVSEDAESLDVLERIKAWASDKNALTAVVISLDDDSRATLLALSILHHLADVRVPIFIRTAEELGLANVLNQEIYHPESLENLHSFGVIRRCCTAQVLLHEDLDRLARATHERYRAYVAANAAPGKTSTKEPVPTWDDLDPQLQDSNRQQADHIPVKLRAVGCISAPREHAGTPVEEFEEQEVEILAHMEHSRWNAERFLAGWTLGPKSVSKKTSPYLVPWEELPENIKEYDRCTVREIPQLLELIGEKVVRIQTLSPADSAATNEDAGR from the coding sequence ATGACGATAGCTACCAATGGACGGCCGCACGGGGAAGAGCCCGTGTCTTCGTTTCACCGTTGGTGGCAATGGCTTGCCATGGGGGCCATGGGCGCGGCGGCCATCGTGCTGGGCTATTGGGGGTTCGGGAAACACTTCGCGGACCGGGGCGAAACACGGTCGTTCCTCGACCTGACCTATCTTGTCCTGCAGCTTTTCACGATCGAATCCGGGGCGGTGCCGGCTCCCCCGTGGCAACTCGAGGCGGCCCGCTTTCTCGCTCCAATCGTGCCGGCATGGGCTTTGGTGAAGGCGTTAGCGGCTATCTTCGGCGAGCAGCTGTTGGCTCTGCGCTTGCGCTTTCTGCGCGGCCATGTGGTGATTTGCGGGCTGGGACGCAAGGGGCTTCAATTGGCCAAGGATTTCCGGGCACAAGGCCTTCGCGTGGTCGCTCTGGAGTTGGACCCGTCCAACAGCCGGATTGGCGCATGCAAGGTAGCGGGCGTTTTCGTTCTGATAGGTGATGCGGCGGACCGCGGCACGTTGCGTAAAGCGCGTCCTTGCCGGGCAAAGTACGTGATAGGCGTTGCCGGCGACGACCTGACGAACATCGCGATCGCATCGTTGACCTGTGAGCTTGCGCGAAACAAAGCTTCTCCGTTCGTTTCGCCAGTCCAATGCATTATTCATGTGGTCAGCCTGAAGTTGTGCGCCCTGTTGACGACGCAGGACTTTTTCAGAGAGAAGGACACGCCGGTCGACGTGACCGTGTTCAATATCTATGAGAACACGGCGCGCCTGATGTCTCTGGAGTATCCTCTGGACCGTGGGCTCATTCGCGCGGGAGATCCTCGCGAAGTGCACCTCGTGGTCGTCGGCTTTGGCCTTATGGGACAGAGCCTCACCCTGCAAACAGCCAAGGAGGCCCACTTCGCCAACGGCAAGAAGCCCCGGGTGACCGTGATCGACCGGCGGGCCGATCCCAAGAGGAGAATATTCTACGGTCGATACCCTCAATTCGATAAAGCGTGCCGGCTCTCTTTTGTCAGCGAAGATGCGGAAAGCCTGGACGTCCTGGAGAGGATCAAGGCGTGGGCTTCCGACAAGAACGCGCTCACGGCGGTTGTCATCAGCCTCGATGACGACTCCCGCGCTACACTGCTGGCGTTGAGCATTCTGCACCATCTCGCTGACGTCAGAGTTCCCATTTTCATCCGGACTGCCGAGGAGTTAGGGTTGGCGAATGTTCTCAACCAGGAGATTTACCATCCCGAGTCCCTGGAGAACCTGCACTCCTTTGGCGTCATCAGGCGTTGTTGCACTGCGCAGGTTCTGCTCCACGAGGACCTCGATCGGCTGGCCCGCGCAACCCATGAACGCTACCGCGCGTACGTGGCGGCGAATGCCGCGCCGGGCAAAACCAGCACCAAGGAACCGGTCCCCACGTGGGATGACCTCGACCCGCAATTACAGGATTCCAACCGCCAGCAAGCCGACCATATCCCGGTCAAGCTTCGCGCGGTCGGCTGCATCAGCGCACCGCGGGAACACGCGGGGACGCCTGTCGAGGAATTCGAGGAGCAGGAAGTCGAAATTCTGGCGCACATGGAGCATTCCCGATGGAACGCGGAGCGTTTTCTTGCTGGTTGGACGCTCGGACCCAAGTCGGTGAGCAAGAAGACCAGCCCCTATCTCGTCCCATGGGAAGAGCTTCCTGAGAACATCAAAGAGTACGACCGCTGCACGGTGCGAGAAATTCCCCAGCTTCTCGAGCTGATCGGCGAGAAGGTTGTTCGAATCCAGACATTGAGCCCGGCGGACAGCGCGGCAACCAACGAGGACGCCGGGAGGTAA
- a CDS encoding RyR domain-containing protein, which yields MSPVQQIELEEDLLERLAAAAHDAYCEGKLRDGWKCGPVRDDEREIHPLLVPYHELAETYKQANRVTVRNIPRKLAAAGYVMLPSRSNETPLTFPGEDLEELAELEHQLWMEERLANGYTLGEPTKEDPMRNPYLVPWEQVPDEIRQIDRDLIRGIPGILARAGYAIVKVERPSPGNAR from the coding sequence ATGAGCCCCGTGCAGCAGATCGAGCTCGAGGAAGACTTGCTGGAACGGCTTGCGGCGGCAGCCCATGATGCTTACTGCGAAGGCAAGCTGCGCGACGGGTGGAAATGTGGGCCCGTGCGCGACGATGAGCGCGAGATTCATCCCCTCCTGGTGCCTTACCATGAATTGGCCGAAACCTACAAACAGGCAAACCGGGTGACCGTCCGGAACATCCCCAGGAAACTGGCAGCGGCCGGTTACGTGATGCTGCCTTCGCGCAGCAATGAGACGCCGTTGACCTTCCCCGGGGAAGATTTGGAGGAACTGGCGGAACTGGAGCACCAATTATGGATGGAGGAAAGGCTCGCGAACGGCTACACTCTGGGAGAACCAACGAAGGAAGACCCGATGCGGAACCCCTACCTCGTGCCATGGGAACAGGTGCCCGACGAGATCCGCCAGATAGACCGTGACCTCATACGCGGCATTCCAGGCATCCTGGCCCGGGCCGGATATGCCATCGTAAAGGTCGAACGCCCCAGCCCCGGCAATGCAAGATAA